A DNA window from Cutaneotrichosporon cavernicola HIS019 DNA, chromosome: 2 contains the following coding sequences:
- a CDS encoding uncharacterized protein (DnaJ molecular chaperone homology domain), which translates to MAILTDEERDIDPYDVLGVTLEMGEKEIRKAYRKLSLRCHPDKNPGPEAEAMFHSISLALAILTNPEKRKFIDGKLAQSRAQAVRRAEMDSKRKAKVDDLLRREEDAKRARKDALDARKEAAKDEAVHDAGRRMVEERRKRQEAAIAAARQEKKSSPPPAPPPISPEDLQLKLQLPVGCTQGDLETALNKYGAIEAVHVALAKGKKGPRALVEFAAGNWGGCWACMHDGAGIGAKAKWAAGEPAWVQWAAQQRENGKGTGFGFGSAPDISDMKDRQRQREKDAAMESATLLRMRQAERERMVEEIRRAEA; encoded by the exons ATGGCCATCCTGACGGACGAAGAACGCGATATCGACCCGTacgacgtgctcggcgtcacGCTCGAGAtgggggagaaggagattCGCAAGGCGTATCGTAAGCTCTCCCTCCGTTGTCATCCGGACAAGAATCCTGGTCCCGAAGCAGAGGCCATGTTCCACTCTATATCTCTGGCGCTCGCCATTCTTACCAACCCCGAGAAACGCAAGTTCATCGATGGAAAGTTAGCTCAGTCGCGGGCACAGGCTGTCCGCCGGGCTGAGATGGACAGTAAGCGtaaggccaaggtcgac GACCTGTTACGGCGAGAAGAGGATGCAaagcgcgcgcgcaaggaCGCTCTGGAtgcgaggaaggaggcggcTAAAGATGAAGCCGTGCATGATGCTGGGCGCCGGATGGTCGAGGAAAGGCGGAAACGACAGGaggccgccatcgccgccgcccgacAAGAGAAGAAGTCATCACCACCCCCTGCACCACCGCCTATCTCCCCCGAAGATCTGCAACTCAAACTCCAACTTCCTGTTGGATGTACACAGGGCGATCTCGAGACCGCTTTGAACAAGTACGGCGCTATCGAGGCCGTACACGTCGCCCTGGCCaaggggaagaaggggccgcgcgcgctcgtcgagtTCGCTGCGGGTAACTGGGGCGGATGCTGGGCATGCATGCACGATGGGGCTGGGATCGGCGCCAAAGCCAAGTGGGCGGCAGGGGAGCCTGCTTGGGTACAGTGGGCCGCTCAGCAACGGGAGAACGGTAAGGGAACCGGGTTTGGGTTCGGGTCGGCTCCTGATATCTCGGACATGAAGGACCGACAGAGGCAGCGGGAAAAGGATGCCGCGATGGAGAGCGCGACGCTCCTCCGCATGCGGCAGGCTGAGCGGGAGCGGATGGTGGAGGAGATTCGGCGCGCGGAGGCTTAA
- the uvi31 gene encoding uncharacterized protein (BolA-like protein): MLSSRPQSLLKRFWLTTLRPTAVPAFLPMAQQAQQASTSGRTALRVPGPVETAMQKKLMDAFQPQLIRISNDSSKHSHHAPMVAVGGGNGETHFAVAIVSAAFEGKTQIARHRLVNGLLKDEFDMGLHALSLRLKTPAEWEKTDGAQAA; the protein is encoded by the exons ATGCTCTCCTCCCGCCCGCAGTCCCTCCTGAAGCGCTTTTGGCTCACCACACTCCGTCCGACCGCAGTCCCAGCCTTCCTTCCAATGGCACAGCAGGCGCAGCAGGCGTCCACGTCGGGCCGCACCGCCCTGCGCGTCCCCGGCCCGGTCGAGACGGCGATGCAGAAGAAG ctcaTGGACGCCTTCCAGCCGCAGCTGATCCGCATCTCGAACGACTCGTCCAAGCACTCGCACCACGCACCAATGGTCgctgtcggcggcggcaatgGCGAGACCC ACTTCGCGGTCGCCATTGTCTCAGCGGCGTTTGAGGGCAAGACGCAGATTGCGCGtcaccgcctcgtcaacgggctgctcaaggacgagttcGACATGGGCCTGCACGCGCTCTCGCTGCGCCTCAAGACGCCAGCCGAGTGGGAGAAGACGGACGGTGCTCAGGCGGCATAG
- the MAD1 gene encoding uncharacterized protein (Mitotic checkpoint protein) — MMAQRRNNNNHININMDRREGSSRYTSGIPRNSTTRPAARTPLTSSTLRTPLTSSTLGKRGAADAGMRDDTASVRKSLASSQLRTTTLERRVLELEQQVADKDRIAAELRAENARLENERHQLYESETRRKNDIDEQVRSWTAEKAEYDAKLSKYRSQANKVSAVFEEQDSNIANLRRSYNRVQRDLREKEVLYTGRIKELESERDKLHKYEQRSQHLAIEVEVLRRKVDAKRDRSPGRADDGMPNENRRQSVSLQSQQSKIDQLQGEVFDLRRWKKDAEGRERQVVEDKAKLRRQVQALEDEVIRLRHERDSLTQTFKGASSDEVTQLQVQLAAKDELYQELAAKYESTNAELDDSRRRTAQLSDDSIAAILELKGRVHSLERAQRNASEGQRYAEARVEGLKRELEAARLGPGGEGPWGNKMRALEAAVAEYKGALDAFQDEAAEVEARVARGAGLVKASAFEEAEARVSKLESERAELAATVEELTKANTALDADIAELMRRVASGEYNTERERVLELRDNPAARVHAVRRAQLDDLQTENAALLTRLKELDIAPSEGGTGLVPRASYDRLEKERDAAAAAHEKRLLRLKEIFGLKSREFLEAVYSLLGWRIKFEENGGELRLTSMYAPKGKMGLTLKFTSDEGHFGTMHMSGAMKRGLEEAHQFWVVERQSIPGFLAQVTTEMFEKTTFGRAAGYVGLGVEQ, encoded by the exons ATGATGGCTCAACGTcgcaacaacaacaatcacatcaacatcaacatgGACAGGCGCGAGGGCTCGTCCCGCTACACCAGCGGTATACCGCGCAACTCTACCACTCGACCAGCAGCGCGTACGCCGctgacctcctcgactctTCGGACACCTCTCACTTCCTCGAcgctcggcaagcgcggcgCTGCGGACGCAGGCATGCGAGACG acaCGGCGTCTGTCCGCAAGAGCCTCGCGTCTTCGCAGCTACGCACGACAACGCTCGAACGCCgcgttctcgagctcgagcaaCAGGTGGCCGACAAGGACAGAATCGCTGCggagctgcgcgccgagaaTGCGCGCCTTGAGAACGAGCGGCACCAGCTCTACGAATCCGAGACGCGGAGGAAGAACGACATCGACGAGCAGGTGCGGTCTTGGACTGCGGAGAAG GCCGAGTACGATGCGAAGCTGAGCAAGTACCGCTCCCAAGCGAACAAGGTTTCGGCTGTGTTTGAGGAGCAGGACTCGAATATCGCCAACCTCCGGAGAAGCTACAACCGCGTACAGCGCGACCTgcgggagaaggaggtgctATACACGGGGCGgatcaaggagctcgaaagcgagcgcgacaagCTGCATAAGTATGAGCAGCGGTCGCAGCACCTGGCGATCGAAGTCGAAGTGCTCCGGCGCAAGGTGGATGCGAAGCGTGACCGGTCACCGGGGAGGGCAGATGACGGGATGCCAAACGAGAATAGGA GACAATCTGTCTCACTCCAGTCGCAGCAGAGCAAGATCGACCAACTGCAAGGCGAGGTGTTCGACCTGCGTCGGTGGAAGAAGGACGCTGAGGGGCGCGAGAGGCaagtcgtcgaggacaaggccaagttGCGCCGACAGGTGCAGGCACTCGAGGACGAAGTGATCCGGCTGCGGCACGAGCGGGA ctcCTTAACACAGACGTTCAAGGGCGCATCATCCGACGAGGTCACACAGTTGCAGGTGCAGCTTGctgccaaggacgagctgtACCAGGAGCTCGCTGCGAAGTATGAATCGACCAACGCCGAGTTGGACGACTCGCGGCGACGCACGGCTCAGCTCTCGGACGACAGCATCGCGGCCATCCTTGAGTTGAAGGGACGCGTGCACAGTCTCGAGCGTGCGCAGCGCAACGCTTCCGAGGGCCAGCGgtacgccgaggcgcgagTGGAGGGCCTCAAACGTGAGCttgaggcggcgcgcttggGCCCTGGTGGCGAGGGGCCATGGGGTAACAAAATGCGGGCTCTCGAAGCAGCCGTTGCGGAGTACAAGGGCGCGCTGGACGCGTTTCAGGATGAGGCtgcggaggtggaggccCGCGTTGCGCGCGGTGCGGGTTTGGTCAAGGCTTCTGCATTCGAGGAAGCGGAGGCACGCGTGTCCAAActcgagagcgagagggCCGAGTTGGCCGCCACGGTTGAGGAGCTCACCAAGGCCAACACGGctctcgacgccgacattgCTGAGCTGATGCGCCGTGTCGCGAGCGGCGAGTACAATACCGAGCgggagcgcgtcctcgagctgcgcgacaATCCCGCCGCACGGGTCCATGccgtgcgccgcgcgcagcTAGACGACCTGCAAACCGAGAATGCTGCACTTCTTACCCGCCTCAAGGAGCTGGACATTGCCCCATCCGAGGGCGGGACGGGCCTTGTCCCGCGCGCAAGTTACGACCGcctggagaaggagcgcgatgcggctgccgccgcccacgAGAAGCGTCTACTGCGCCTTAAAGAGATCTTCGGCCTCAAAAGTCGCGAGTTCCTGGAGGCCGTGTATTCGCTCCTCGGGTGGCGCATCAAGTTCGAGGAgaacggcggcgagctACGCCTCACGTCCATGTACGCTCCCAAGGGCAAGATGGGCCTCACTCTCAAGTTTACGTCTGACGAAGGCCACTTCGGCACCATGCACATGAGCGGTGCGATGAAGCGCggtctcgaggaggctcACCAGTTctgggtcgtcgagcggcAGAGTATTCCGGGTTTCCTCGCACAGGTGACCACCGAGATGTTCGAGAAGACGACG TTTGGGCGTGCAGCTGGCTATGTCGGCCTGGGTGTCGAGCAGTAG
- the cyp3 gene encoding uncharacterized protein (PPIases accelerate the folding of proteins. It catalyzes the cis-trans isomerization of proline imidic peptide bonds in oligopeptides), which produces MAPVDAPEGVIRPIVFFDVNIGDHSAGRIKIELFSDITPKTAENFRQLCTGEHRVNSVPQGYKNATFHRIPQFMIQGGDFIRHDGTGTFSIYGAQFEDENFTIKHTGPGLLSMANSGPGTNGCQFFITTAPAEFLDGKHCVFGRVIDGLLTVRKIENVPTGTQNK; this is translated from the exons ATGGCTCCTGTCGACGCACCAGAAGGCGTCATTCGCCCCATCGTCTTCTTCGATGTCAACATCGGGGATCACTCTGCTGGGCGTATCAAGATAG AGCTGTTCAGCGACATCACGCCTAA AACTGCGGAGAACTTCCGGCAGCTGTGTACAGGCGAGCATAG ggtCAACTCTGTGCCGCAGGGCTACAAGAACGCGACGTTTCATCG GATCCCACAGTTCATGATCCAAG GCGGCGACTTCATCCGTCACGACGGCACTGGCACGTTCTCAATCTACGGTGCGCagttcgaggacgagaaTTTCACGATCAAGCACACCGGGCCGGGTCTGCTGTCGATGGCCAACTCTGGGCCAGGGACGAATGGGTGCCAGTTCTTTATCACGACTGCACCTGccgagttcctcgacggcaagcACTGCGTGTTCGGGCGAGTCATCGACGGGCTGCTCACCGTGCGCAAGATCGAGAACGTCCCCACCGGGACGCAGAACAA ATGA
- the PAN3 gene encoding uncharacterized protein (Regulatory subunit of the poly(A)-nuclease (PAN) deadenylation complex, one of two cytoplasmic mRNA deadenylases involved in mRNA turnover. PAN specifically shortens poly(A) tails of RNA and the activity is stimulated by poly(A)-binding protein PAB1. PAN deadenylation is followed by rapid degradation of the shortened mRNA tails by the CCR4-NOT complex. Deadenylated mRNAs are then degraded by two alternative mechanisms, namely exosome- mediated 3'-5' exonucleolytic degradation, or deadenlyation- dependent mRNA decaping and subsequent 5'-3' exonucleolytic degradation by XRN1. May also be involved in post-transcriptional maturation of mRNA poly(A) tails. PAN3 acts as a positive regulator for PAN activity, recruiting the catalytic subunit PAN2 to mRNA via its interaction with RNA and with PAB1), translating to MAAPRANAIQIVRPPDNAKTETPEKPKKDATQRLCRNVLIYGTCRFEQSCPYYHPPPGTDPLAAPSTAPVTSPTKTSLSVHATPFASPETKDPSLSTISGLGAEHLAAPVFVPKTAMSETSSSPAPQSSTTPVPTDWANAAPFNPPVDGMPSMQQQHQQHPQHPHQPHQHQHGMGYDEGLGFDPQSGMDTSMFMPPAQRRLPEYHLYTGPLPHLAPGRQPMHSFFIPDELRRMVHSRQEATFANPGISQGLPAEVHVYHSLVPLGNPATMNNVSRVFHHPGPVYRATSTVDGNVYCLRRLEGYKLSSENAFAAVETWRQIRHANIVGLREAFTTKAFNDNSMVMVYDFHPDSTTIAEEWLNPDAIAHRRQAGVPIPERIMWSYVIQIANALKAVHTAGLSVRCLDANKILITGKNRVRINGVGILDVLSFDVQTPMGMYQQEDLLNFGQLVMALCADFVQPGHAQSIAQGLEYIGRVYSLDLKNLVGYLLGKPTALKTIDEVLRLAGPRILNELDALQAYNDALESDLGAEVENGRIARMLIKLGFINERPEFEMDPQWSESGDRYVLKLFRDYVFHQVSPDGKPVVDLSHVLTVLNKLDAGARSREKIMLVSRDSQSCLVVEYRDIYKCIESAYNELRSAGKAIRR from the exons ATGGCGGCCCCTCGTGCCAACGCGATCCAGATCGTTCGGCCGCCCGACAATGCGAAGACCGAGACGCCAGAGAAGCCCAAGAAGG ACGCGACGCAGCGCTTGTGCCGCAACGTATTGATCTATGG GACGTGCCGCTTTGAACAGAGC TGTCCGTACTACCATCCTCCT CCTGGCACCGACCCGTTggccgcgccgtcgacagCACCAGTGACTTCCCCCACTAAGACGTCGCTCAG TGTACACGCCACGCCCTTTGCGTCGCCCGAGACCAAGGACCCGTCTCTCTCGACGATTTCGGGACTGGGTGCGGagcacctcgccgcgccCGTGTTTGTCCCTAAGACCGCGATGAGCGagacctcttcctc ACCTGCACCGcagtcgagcacgacgccTGTGCCTACGGACTGGGCGAACGCTGCGCCCTTCAACCCGCCGGTGGACGGCATGCCGAGTATGCAGCAGCAGCATCAACAGCACCCGCAGCATCCCCACCAGCCTCACCAACACCAGCACGGGATGGGTTACGACGAGGGTCTCGGGTTTGATCCCCAGTCTGGCATGGACACGAGCATGTTCATGCCGCCTGCGCAACGCCGCCTG CCCGAGTACCATCTGTACACGGGACCCTTGCCCCACCTCGCGCCAGGCCGTCAGCCGATGCACTCGTTCTTCATTCcggacgagctgcgccgGATGGTCCACTCGCGACAGGAGGCAACATTTGCCAACCCGGGCATCTCGCAGGGCCTCCCCGCAGAAGTGCATGTCTACCACTCGCTTGTGCCGCTTGGCAATCCCGCCACAATGAACAACGTCAGCCGTGTGTTCCACCACCCCGGACCGGTGTACCGCGCAACGAGCACCGTTGATGGTAACGTGTATTGTCTCCGCCGCCTGGAAGGCTACAAGCTCTCGAGCGAGAACGCGTTCGCCGCGGTCGAGACGTGGCGCCAGATCCGGCATGCCAACATTGTCGggctgcgcgaggcgtTCACAACTAAGGCGTTCAATGACAACT ccATGGTCATGGTGTACGATTTCCACCCAGACTCAACGACAATCGCCGAGGAATGGCTCAACCCTGACGCGATCGCACATCGGCGTCAAGCGGGTGTGCCCATCCCCGAACGCATCATGTGGAGCTACGTCATCCAGATCGCAAACGCGCTGAAGGCCGTGCACACGGCTGGCCTGTCCGTGCGCTGCCTCGACGCGAACAAGATCTTGATCACAGGCAAGAACCGCGTGCGCATCAACGGCGTTGGCATCCTTGACGTGCTGAGCTTCGATGTGCAGACGCCCATGGGGATGTACCAGCAGGAGGACCTTCTCAATTTTGGGCAGCTTGTCATGGCGCTGTGTGCGGACTTTGTTCAGCCCGGACACGCCCAGAGCATCGCGCAGGGCCTCGAATACATTGGCCGCGTGTacagcctcgacctcaagaaCCTCGTTGGCTACCTGCTGGGCAAGCCGACGGCGCTCAAGACGATCGATGAGGTGCTGCGTCTCGCCGGCCCGCGCAtcctcaacgagctcgacgcgctgcaGGCATACAACGACGCGCTGGAGAGCGACCTCGGTGCGGAGGTGGAGAACGGCCGGATCGCGCGCATGCTCATCAAGCTTGGTTTCATTAATGAGCGCCCCGAGTTCGAGATGGACCCTCAGTGGTCCGAGTCTGGTGACCGCTACGTCCTCAAACTCTTTCGCGATTATGTCTTCCACCAAGTCTCGCCAGACGGGAAGCCGGTGGTCGACCTATCGCACGTCTTGACTGTTCTGAACAAG ctcgacgccggcgcgcgctcgcgcgaaAAGATCATGCTCGTGTCGCGCGACTCGCAGTCCtgtctcgtcgtcgaatACCGCGATATCTACAAGTGCATCGAGTCCGCGTATAA CGAGCTGAGGAGCGCCGGCAAAGCGATCCGGCGATAG
- the DYS1 gene encoding uncharacterized protein (Deoxyhypusine synthase) yields the protein MPDAHASVLTPSEAIPENAVHVKGPDLSKPIDLVSLLKSYETIGFQATGLARAIEIIEEMREQRENTEQPLTLFLGYTSNLISSGLREIILFLAKNKLVDALVTTAGGVEEDFVKCLGSTILGNFHLRGADLRKKGLNRIGNLLVPNSNYCAFEDWIMPILDQMVAEQEGPEKTKWTPSTVINRLGKEINNEESVYYWCWKNDIPVFCPALTDGSLGDMMYFHTYKADPAPLNLDIVGDIRKLNDMSIKAKQAGMIVLGGGRNGADYAVYINTGQEYDGSDSGARPDEAVSWGKIRANAQSVKVYADATLVFPLIVASTFGKAHWEANK from the exons ATGCCTGACGCCCACGCCAGCGTACTCACGCCCTCCGAAGCCATTCCCGAGAATGCGGTCCACGTCAAGGGTCCCGATCTCAGCAAGCCCATCGACCTCGTGTCCCTCCTCAAGAGCTACGAGACCATCGGCTTCCAGGCGACGGGGCTTGCCCGCGCGATCGAGATcatcgaggagatg cgcgagcagcgcgagaACACCGAGCAGCCGCTCACCCTGTTCCTCGGCTACACGTCCAACCTCATCTCGTCTGGCCTGCGCGAGatcatcctcttcctggCTAAGAACAAGCTTGTTGATGCTCTCGTAACGACTGCtggtggcgtcgaggaggacttTGTCAAGTGCCTCGGGTCCACGATCCTCGGCAACTTCCACCTGCGTGGTGCTGACTTGCGAAAGAAGGG cctcAACCGCATTGGCAATCTCCTGGTGCCCAACTCGAACTACTGCGCGTTCGAGGACTGGATCATGCCGATCCTCGACCAGATGGTCGCGGAGCAGGAGGGCCCCGAAAAGACCAAGTGGACGCCGAGCACTGTCATCAATCGCTTGGGCAAGGAGATCAACAACGAGGAGAGCGTCTACTACTGGTGCTGGAAG AACGACATCCCTGTGTTCTGCCCTGCGCTAACCGACGGTTCCCTCGGTGACATGATGTACTTCCACACGTACAAGGCGGACCCGGCGCCGCTGAATCTCGACATTGTCGGTGACATCCGCAAACTGAACGACATGAGCATTAAGGCCAAGCAGGCGGGCATGATCGTCCTGGGTGGTGGC AGGAACGGCGCCGACTACGCCGTGTATATCAACACAGGGCAGGAG TACGACGGGTCGGACTCGGGCGCGCGACCGGACGAAGCTGTCTCGTGGGGCAAGATTCGCGCGAACGCGCAGAGCGTCAAG GTCTATGCTGACGCGACGCTTGTGTTCCCGCTCATCGTCGCGTCGACGTTTGGCAAGGCACACTGGGAGGCGAACAAGTAG